From the genome of Methylocystis heyeri:
CGAAGAACCCGTGCTTTCCGACGCCGAGTTCGACGCGCTCGACCGCCGACCAGGGCAGGAAACCCGCCTTGTCCGGGCTGTCGTCGAAAAACCCGTCGGCGTCGACGATCAGGCAGGGAGCGCGCCGCGCCAATCGCAGGACATAGAGGGTTGCGGCGAAAACGAACGCCGGCGCCGTGAAGGCGGCGATGAAGACCGGTTTTGGGATCAAGCCGGCGCTTGGACGAGGCCACCAAACAATGACGGCGGCGCAGACGGCGATGCAGGCTGCTGCGAGGCCAAGCTGAGCGAGAACCACAATCCTGTTTGGGCGCAAGACCAGCGACATGATCGAGGATCCGAAATAGACGGTGCGTCGGTCCAAAGCTCGCGCCTATAGAATTGTTCTCGAACGGCGCGGAAAAATCTACGATACCCACTCGGGCGGAAAACGCACGAGAAAGCCCGTTCCTGCCTCGTGATCTTCTTCTTCCAGGCTGCTCGGATCCAGGCTCCAGAGAGCCGCCAGGCGCAGAAGATCTATTTCATCGGGCGTCGCGTAGGGTACAAGCTTTCTTGTTTCGGCGTGGGATAATCCCTGTTGCTGCAAGGCTTCGCGGCGCTCTTCGCGCGCCTCCTCCTCCGAAAAGAGCGCGTCGTTCACTTCCGAAAGGGGGAGGGCGGAGAGATCGGCGAACTGCAACTGCGCTTCCTCGGGGGTTTGCGCCCCGACATTTTCCCAACATTCTGAATCATTGAAGGCGGAGGCACGGAAGACTTTCCCGTCGATGGCCCGCATCCAGGCCACGAAGCCCGTGACACGGTAGCTGCCGAAGAATTGAACGTCGCTGAAATGGGGGAGGAGACGTCCGATCAGGGCGTCGAATTTTCGTCCTGTTCCGTCGAGCCACTCCGAGCCTCTCGCCGGATGCGGCATCCAGATCCCGCCGGCGATGAAGACCCATCGGTCTAACGGGGGTGAGATAAACACCCAGTGTTCACGTCCGGCCGCAAGATGTAGGCCCGTCGCCCAATTGGCTGGCTTTGAGTCGGCAAAGCCGAGCGCCTTCAGGACGGCTTCCGGCGTGGCGTCGCGAATGGCGAACCACATCATCTTGAAGCCGAATGCGACAGGCCTATCGGGCGTCGCGTCGATCAAATCTTCCGCCTTTTGGGCCGGCGGCTCGGGCACCACCGGCCGCGGCTCGGGGTCGGCGCGCGTATGTGGCGGATGGGAAGGGGGGCTGCGGCCGAGAAGGAGCGAAACGACCGAACGGAATTTGATCAATCGATCCTCGCTCTATGTCGGTATTTGGAGCCTATTCCGCCGCGCGCATTTGCGCGCGAACCTGCGAGCGCAGATCGTCGATCGGCGCCAGCGCGCCCTCGCGCTCGTAATGCCAGAAAGTCCAGCCGTTGCAGGCGGGTAGTCCCTGCGCCAGGGCGCCGATTCTGTGGATCGATCCGACGATTCCGCCTGTGATTCCGAGTGCGCCGTCGGCACGCACCAGCGCCTTGTGACGCCTCTTCGCGTCGGTAAGAACGGCGCCGGGCGCGATCAGGCCGGCCTCCACCACGCTGGCGAAAGGCACCCGCGGCTCGCTTCGCCTGGTCGGCGCGAGGGCGACCGCTTCGGCGCCGAGCGGCTCGACCGCCTGGATTCGCGCCTGCGCCGCTTCGGCATAGGCTGCCTCCCGCTCTATGCCGAGGTAA
Proteins encoded in this window:
- a CDS encoding STM3941 family protein: MDRRTVYFGSSIMSLVLRPNRIVVLAQLGLAAACIAVCAAVIVWWPRPSAGLIPKPVFIAAFTAPAFVFAATLYVLRLARRAPCLIVDADGFFDDSPDKAGFLPWSAVERVELGVGKHGFFDQKTPFIVVFAKDAAMLRFVTNPFCQNARFTNRKQFGTPLAIPAQFIDAPTEEVVAKMNAYLSASRA